CGCCTGATCGGCCATCGGTTTGCTCGCCTGGCCCTGCCCTACTGCGCCGCGCTGGCCTTGACGATCCTCGTCAACGAAGCGGTGCGCGAATTCGGCTTCCACCATGAATCGGTGTCTGACGCGCCCACGTGGGACCAGATCCTGGCGCACCTGCTGCTGGTGCAAAGCATCGGCGGGTGGGAATCGCTGTCGGCCGGCGTGTGGTACGTGGCCATTGACTTTCAGCTGTTCGCCCTGTGCGCGCTGTGGTTCTGGCTCAGCCTGCGCCTGGGTGGCACTGCCCAGGGGCCCGACCGCACCAGCGCGGCACCCACGCTGCCCACGCTGGCGCAATTCGGCGTGATCGCGCTGGGCTGCGCGTCGCTGTGGTGGTGGAACCAGGCCGAGCAGTTGGATGTGTGGGCGCTGTACTTCGTGGGCGCCTATGCGCTGGGCATGATGGCCTGGTGGGCCGCGCACAGCCCGAACGTGCTGGCGCGCTGCGGCTGGCTGGCGGCCATGCTGGCCTGCGGCGCGATCGCGCTGACGCTGGAGTGGCGCGACCGCATCGCGCTGGCGTGGGCGGCGGCGCTGGCACTGGCCGTTTGCAGCGCCGTGCATTGGCCCGAGGCGTGGCGGCGCGCGCGCTGGGCGCCGCTGGCCTGGGTTGGCCAGCGTTCGTATTCGATCTTCCTGATCCACTTTGCCGTGTGCCTGCTGGTCAACGCGGTGTGGAGCGCGCTGTGGCCCTCGGGCATCGCCGTGAATGCGCTGGGCATGCTGGTGGCGATGGCCTGCTCGGTCGGCGCAGGTGCGCTGCTCTACCGTGGCGTGGAAAGCCGGCAGCTGAGCTGGATGCGCTTGCTGAGCTGGCAGGCCGGCGTGCTGAGCGTCGGCGCCCTGGCGATCAAGGGCCTGCTGTGACGATGGCCTGAGCGCTGGGCGCCGGGCGCCCGTCCCGCCATAAAAAAAGGCCAGCATTCGCTGGCCTTTTTGCTATTTATTGCATAGCTTCTGGCGCTGGTCCCGCTTACTTCAGCGCCTTGTAGCGCACACGGTGCGGTCGGGCACCATCTTCACCCAGTCGCTTCTTCTTGTCGGCCTCATATTCCTGGTAGTTGCCGTCGAAGAACACCCATTGGCTGTCACCCTCGGCGGCCAGGATGTGGGTGCAGATGCGGTCCAGGAACCAGCGGTCATGGCTGATGACCATCACGCTGCCGGCGAATTCCAGCAGCGCGTCTTCCAGCGCGCGCAGCGTTTCCACGTCCAGGTCGTTCGACGGTTCGTCCAGCAGCAGCACGTTGCCGCCCTGCATCAGCGTCTTGGCCAGGTGCAGGCGCCCGCGCTCACCGCCCGACAGCATGCCCACTTTCTTCTGCTGGTCCTGCCCGTTGAAGTTGAAGCGCCCCGCGTACGCGCGGCTGGGCATCTGGAACTTGCCCACGGTGATGATGTCCAGCCCGCCGGAGATGTCTTCCCACACGGTCTTGTCGTTGGCCAGCTCATCGCGGTGCTGGTCGACAAACGCCATCTGCACGGTCTTGCCGATGGTCACTTCGCCCGAGTCGGGCTGCTCGACGCCCGCGATCAGCTTGAACAGCGTGGATTTGCCCGCGCCGTTGGGGCCGATGATGCCGACGATGGCGCCCGCCGGCACCTTGAAGCTCAGGTTGTCGATCAGCAGGCGGTCGCCAAAGCTCTTTGACACACCTTTGAATTCGAACACTTCATGGCCCAGGCGCTCAGCCACGGGAATGAAGATCTCCTGCGTCTCGTTGCGCTTCTGGTATTCGTAGTCGCTCAGCTCTTCAAAGCGCGCCAGGCGCGCCTTGGACTTGGCCTGCCGCCCTTTCGGGTTGGCGCGCGCCCATTCCAGCTCTTTCTTCATCGCCTTGGCGCGGGCGTCTTCGGTGCGCTGCTCCTGCTTGAGGCGCGCGTCCTTCTGCTCCAGCCAGGTGCTGTAGTTGCCTTTGTAAGGAATGCCGTGGCCACGGTCCAGCTCCAGAATCCACTCGGCGGCGTTGTCCAGGAAGTAGCGATCGTGGGTGATGGCCACCACGGTGCCGGTAAAGCGCTTGAGGAAGATCTCCAGCCACTCCACGCTTTCGGCGTCCAAGTGGTTGGTGGGCTCGTCCAGCAGCAGCATGTCTGGCTTGGACAGCAGCAGCTTGCACAGCGCCACGCGGCGCTTTTCACCGCCCGACAGCTTGCCGATCACGGCGTCCCACGGCGGCAGGCGCAGCGCGTCGGCGGCGATTTCCAGCTGGTGTTCGCTGTCCGTGCCGGCGGCGGCAATCACCGCCTCCAGTTTGCCCTGCTCCTCGCTCAAGGCGTCGAAATCGGCGTCCGGCTCGGCGTAGGCGGCGTAGATTTCCTCCAGGCGTGCGCGGGCGGCATTGACTTCGCCCATCGCCAGCTCGACCTCCTGGCGCACGGTGTTTTCAGGGTTGAGCGCCGGCTCTTGCGGCAGATAGCCCACCTCCAGGCCCGGCATGGGGGTGGCTTCACCCTCGATCTCCTTGTCGATCCCCGCCATGATCTTCAGCAGCGTGGACTTGCCAGAGCCGTTCAGGCCCAGCACCCCGATCTTGGCGCCGGGGAAAAACGACAGCGAAATGTCTTTCAAGATCTGCCGCTTGGGCGGCACGATCTTGCTGACGCGGTTCATGGTGTAGACGTATTGGGCCATGGCTTACTCTCAAATCAATAGCTGTCCGCGCTCATTGGACGGGCGCTGGCAACCGAAAAGCTTAAAAAACGGGTGGAGATGCGGCGCAACGCGGCTGGCGTTGCCTGCGCGCTGTGCGCGGCCGTTGCGGGCCGATTATCGGCGTTTGCACAAGACCTGGCCGCGCAGCGCGGCTGGCGCACCGCCGAGTGCTCTTGGCGGTGGCCTTGGCGGCGCGCGGATGGCCTTGCCGCGCCCGCCCCACCACTTGGCCGGTGCCGTGCGATAATTCAACGGCTAGCGGCCCACCAGTACAGCCGCGCAGCCAGCTCTTCCGCTGGGGTCATGAGGGAGACACAAGCCCCCGATCGCCCGCTTTTGAAGAACGCTTTCAGCCTTTGACTGGCCGGCACCTTGCCGGAACAGGCCGACAAGCAGCAGTGCCGCAACGAGACCGGCACCCATAACCTGATGAACTTTGAAGATCTGAACCTGGCACCGGCCATTCTCAAGGCCGTGCACGAGTTGGGCTACACCGCCCCCACCCCGGTCCAGGCGCAAGCCATTCCGGCCGTGCTGGCGGGCAGCGATCTGCTGGCCGGCGCCCAGACCGGCACCGGCAAGACCGCCGGCTTCACCCTGCCCGTGCTGCAGCTGCTCAGCAGCCGCGCCGGCGCCAAGCCCGGCTGCATCCGCGCCCTGGTGCTGACCCCCACGCGCGAGCTGGCCGCACAGGTCGAAGAATCGGTGCGTAACTACGGCAAATACCTGGACCTCAGCTCCACCGTCATCTTCGGCGGCGTGGGCATGAACCCGCAGATCAGCCGCATCCGCGCGGGCTGCGACATCCTGGTGGCCACGCCCGGCCGCCTGCTGGACCTGGCTGGCCAGGGCTACGTCGACCTGTCCAACGTCGAAATCCTGGTGCTGGATGAAGCCGACCGCATGCTGGACATGGGCTTCATCCACGACGTGAAGAAAGTGCTGGCCCTGCTGCCCAAGGCCAAGCAAAGCCTGCTGTTCTCGGCCACGTTCAGCGACGAGATCCGCGACCTCGCCAATGGCCTGCTGAAAGACCCGCAGCACATCCAGGTGACGCCGCCCAACACCACCGTCGAGCGCATCGCCCAGCTGATCTACCCCGTGGGCCGCACGCGCAAGAAGGAAGTGCTGGCCCACCTGATCGACCAGGGCAGCTGGAGCCAGGTGCTGGTGTTCACCCGCACCAAGTACGGCGCGAACAACGTGGCCGAATACCTGACCAAGCACGGCATCAAGGCGATGGCGCTGCACGGCAACAAGAGCCAGAGCGCCCGCACGCAGGCGCTGGCCGAGTTCAAGAGCGGCGAGCTGCGCGCGCTGGTGGCCACCGACATCGCCGCCCGCGGCATCGACATCGATGAGCTGCCGCACGTGGTGAACTACGAAATCCCGAACGTGCCCGAAGACTACGTGCACCGCATTGGCCGCACCGGCCGCGCGGGCGCCAGTGGCCAGGCCGTCAGCCTGGTGTGCATGGATGAAGAAGGCTTCATGCACGAGATCGAGCGCTTCACCAAGCAGCAGATCCCGGTGGAAATCCTGGAAGGCTTCGGCCCGGCCGAAGGCGAGCAGGCCGAGCCTATCGCCATGGGCCGCCAGACGCTGTGGGGCGGCCTGGGCAAGCCGCCCGGCCGCGACGTGATGCAAGCGGCCGCCCGCGCTGCGCGCCAGGACATGATGCAGCGCATCCGCGACAACAAGGCCGCCCAGGGCGGCGCTGGCCGCGGCCAGGGCGGCCGCGGCGGCCAAAGCCCGCGCAACGCGCCGGCCAGCAACGGCGCGCGCCGCGCACCCGTGGCCCGCACCGAAGGTGACGCGGGCGACGTAGCCCAGCGCGACGACGCCATGGCCGTGGGCGCCGACGGCGCGCCGCAAGGCGACCGCGCCAACCGCAACCGCCGCCGCCGTGGGCGCGGCGGTGCAGGCATGGGCGGCAACGGCGGCCAGCATGGCGGCCAAGGCGCACCGCGCCAGCAGAACAGCGGCGTGCGCCAATCGCCCGGCCTGCCGCCCACGCGCGAATTCGGCTTTGACGACGAGGACGACCGCGACATGGATCGTCTGCCGCGCAACATCGACCCGCTGCAGACCAACCTGCACGGCCGCCGCAACGCGCCGCGTGGCCCCAGCCACGGCGCAGCCGGCCAGCCTGATCCGATGCGCACCAGCATCGACATGATGGGCAAGGGGGCCAACCGCAACAAGGGCAACCGCAGTGGTGGCAATGGCGGCGGTGGTGGCCGTGGTAACTTCGGTGGCGGCGGTGGCAGCCGCAACCGCGCCGGCGGCGGCTTCAGCCGCTGATCGGCGGCCGCTCGGCGCCCACAAGAAAAGGCTTCTTCGGAAGCCTTTTTTTGTTGCTGGGTCGGCGTTGATCGACGAATGAATGTTTGGGGCTCCAGCGCAGGCTGCATCAGCGCTGGCAGCTATGCATTGAATAGCAAATTCGGTTCTTCAGCCTACCGCCGCCATCTATCACGTGCGGCTTTCTGCGGCCTCATTGGCGCGCTGTTCTCCGCATCGAGGCGAGCCACCGGCCCAGCTTTGCCTGGGTGATGCGCAGCGCAGCCGTGCGCCGGTCTGCGCGGGCGCTGTGCACGCAAGCGCTGCTAGCGGCCGCCGCAACGCCCCGCGGCGCACCGGTTGCCAGGCACCGAGCGCGGACGATTTCATACATATAAAAATTGGCTCTAGCGCCCTACCCACCAGCGCTAGCAGCTACTTAATCAGGAGCGCTAGCAAAGAGCGCTGCACCCGTTGCCAGAACCCGGTGCCGACCCCAGCCCCGGCGCGGATCATCGCCGCGCAGGCGCAACCGCACCGCTGGTCGCGTCGATCAGGAATTTCGCCAACCTGGCCGTCGCAGGCGGCAAGGCGCCGAACGAGGGCGCGGCGAGCAGCAAGGTGCGCGCGGCCCAGCCGTCGGTCAGGGGTACGCGCCGCAGGCCGCTGGCGCGCGCCTCTCGCTCGGCCACCGCGCGGGGCACCACAGCCACGCCAGCGCCCAGGGCGACCATACGGCTCACGGCCTCCAGGCTGCCCAGGCGCATGCGGTAGTCCCAGCCAGGCTGACAGCGGCGCGCCTGCGCGGTGACCATGGCTTGCAGGGCGCTGGCTTCATGCAGGCCAAGGAAGGCGTGGACCAGCGCGTCGGCCAGCGACATGCGGCGCACGCCAGCCAGCGCGTGGCTGCGCGGCACGATCAGTACCAACGGGTCGGGCCGCAGCGGCGCGCATTCCAGCCCCGCCACATCGGCTGCGTCGGACGGCACGCCCAGCTCGGCCTGGCGCTGTCGCAGGGCGTCGGCGATGGCGGCGCTGGGGCGCTCTTGCATGTCCAGGGTGTAGCCGGGGTGCGCGGCCAGAAAGCGCGCCAGCAGCGGCGGCAGGTGCACGGTGGCGGCCGAGGTGTTGGCCCACAGGCGCAGGTGCGCACGCGGCCCCTCGGTGTGTTCGGCCATGGCTTCGTGCAGCTGGCCCAGTTGCGCCAGCACTTGTTGCGCGTGGCGCGCCAGGGTCTGCCCGGCGGGCGTAGGCTGCGCGCCGCGCCGGTCGCGCACGAGCAGCGGCGTGCCCAGCGCATCTTCCAGCGCCCGCACGCGCGCGCTGGCCGAGGCCAATGTCATGTGGCTGCGCTCGGCACCGGCGGTGATGCTGCCTTGCTCCGCCACGTGCAGGAACAGGCGCAGGTCGATCAAGTCCATGGGCGTGCGGTCTACTGGCTGTGCGCGGCAGGCTAGCACGGTCAGGCGGGGGCTAGGGCAGCAGCCTCAGCGGTGGCCTGAGGCTGGGTGAGCGTTTCGCGCAGTGACTTCGCACCCGGCGCGGCCCAGAATGCGTTCACGCTGGCGTGGCTGGCCGTGCCGCAGGGGCACGGCGCCAGGGCCATCCCTGATCACCATGTCGCTTACCCACTTTTTCACCGACCCACTCTGGCTGTTTGCCATCGCCGTGTTTTTGGCGGCGGGCGCCGTCAAAGGCATCGTCGGCCTCGGCCTGCCGACGCTGGCGATGGCGCTGCTGGCGCTGCGCATGCCCCCGGCGCAGGCGGCGGCGCTGCTGGTGCTGCCTTCGCTGGTGACCAACGTGTGGCAGATGCGGCCCTGGCGCGCGCTGCCGGCGCTGGCGCGGCGGCTGGCGCCGATGCAGGCGGGCGTGGTGGCGGGCACGCTGCTGGGCGCGTGGTGGCTGGGCGCGCCGTCTGGCGCTTGGGCGGTGGTGGCGCTGGGCCTGGCGCTGATCGCCTACGGCGGCTGGGGCTTGATCGGGGCGAGGTTGCCTTACGTGTCACCACGCGCGCAAACCGTGGCCGGGCCGCTGGTGGGCGCGCTGACCGGGCTGGTCACAGCCGCCACGGGCGTGTTCGTGCTGCCGGCCGTGCCCTATCTGCAGGCGCTGGGCATGGCGCGCGACGATCTGGTGCAGGCGATGGGCTTGTCTTTCACCGTGTCCACCCTGGCGCTGGCGATGGGCCTGGCTTTCAACCACCAGTACCCGGCGTCTGCGGCGGCGGGTTCGGTGGCGTTGGTGTTGCCCGCGCTGATCGGCATGCAGGCCGGCCAATGGCTGCGCCAGCGGCTTTCGCCCACGCGCTTTCGCGTGTGCTTCATGGCGGCGCTGATCGGGCTGGGCGCGTGGATGGTGCTGCGGGCGGTGTAAGTAGCGCAGATCCGCCGGCCGGAGCAGACGAAGCGCAGCCGATTCGCAGTCACGGCAGCGGCGCGCCGATGAGCCGCCCTAGCGTCGCAATCGGCGATGGCGCCCACGCATTAAGCACCTGCAGCTATGAATAGCGTAGTGATTCAGGTGCCAGCGCGCCCCTTGCCAGTGGTCGAACGCCATGGCCGATGCACGAGCGCGAGCACGAGCACGAGCACGAGCACGAGCACGAGCACGAGCGCGAACAGCGTGCTCGCCAGGAATGTGGCGTGGGTGAGGATTGAGCGGGCGGCGCTCACTCAGTGCCCCGGCGCCCCCGCGCGCGCGTGTCGCGAAGCCGTCGCCCATTTGCATGCAAATAGCAATCAGTCTCATTTGCAATACAATTTCACAGACGGCCATTCGCGTGGGCATTCCTCCCAGCGCACGGTGCCCGTCTTATCGCCGCGTGATGCGCGCACACCTCTCACTCATCCCTGTTTTCCCGCATGACTTCGTTCTCGTTCGCCCCGTTTTCCCTGACGCCGACCGCCCGCCTGGTTCGCCATGCGCTGGGCTTTGCCACGCTGGCTGGGCTCGCCGTCGCCCACGCGCAGGACGCTGAGCCACGCCCGTCATCCACGCTCCAGGAGGTTCAGGTTGTCGACCAGGCCGAGTCGATCGGCGGCCTGCAAAAGAAATACTCGGGCGGTCAGTTGGCACGCGGTGGCGCCCTGGGCATTCTCGGCCGCACCGACATGCTGGACGTACCGTTCAGCACCACCAACTACACCTCGGAGTTGATCGACAACCAGCAAGGCCTCACGGTGTCGGACGTGGTGATGAACGACGCTTCGGTGCGCACCTTGCAGGCGCGCGGCGGGTTTGGGGAGGACTACCAGATTCGCGGCCTGTCGGTGGGTGCGCGCGACGTCGCGATGAACGGCCTCTACGGCCTGTCGCCCGCCACCCGCATGCCGCTGGAGATGATCGAGCGCGTCGAGGTCCTCAAGGGGCCGGGGGCGCTGACGCAGGGTGTGGGCCCCAACGGCAGCGTGGGCGGCAGCATCAACGTGGTGACCAAGCGCGCCCATGACATCCCGCTGACGCGCCTGACCACGACGTACATGGGCAAGGCGCAATTCGGCACGCACCTGGACGTCGGCCGCCGCTTTGGCAAAGACAACGAATGGGGCGTGCGGGCCAACGGCGTGTGGCGCAATGGCGAAGGCAACATCGACGGTGGGCGCCAGCGGCTGGGTCTGGGCTCGCTCGGCGTGGACTACGCTGGCACACGCCTGCGCGCCTCTGCCGACCTGCTGTATTCCGAAGGCACCAACCAGAATTTCCGGCCGCAGGCCGCGTTTCTGGCTGGCATCACCCAAGTGCCGGAGGTGCCCAACCCACGCCAGAGCTTCTACCCTGGCGCCGCGATGTCGGACAAGGCCAAGACGGCCATGACGCGGCTGGAGTACGACGTGACCGACCGCACTACCGTCTATGGCGCCATCGGCTACAGCGAAGTCAGCAGCCAGCAGAACTTCCCTACCGCCGCCACGCGCATCAACACCGCTGGCGACTTCACGGTGCGCAACGGCTATTACGACGAATACAACAAGACCACCTCGGGTGACGCTGGCGTGCGCACCAAATTCAGCACCGGCCCCGTGAATCACACCGCCGTGCTGGCGGCTAACTTCATGCAGCGCGAAACCGGCTACTTCTACCAGCTGACGCCCACGCCGGTGCCGTCCAACATTTATCGCCCAGCCCCGCTGCCGGCCATCACTTTCGCACGCGGCACGCCGGCCAAGTCGGCCGAGTTGGAGCAATACAGCGTGGCCCTGGCCGACACCATGAGCCTGTTCAACGACCGCCTGCTGGCCACGCTGGGCATGCGCGACCAGACCATTCATCAGAAAAGCGTGAATGGCTCGATCGCCTACAAGGCCAGCAGCACCACGCCACTGGTGGGCCTGGTGTTCAAGTTCGACAAGGACACCGCCGTCTACTACAACTACACAGCGGGCCTGAGCGCGGGTGGCGTGGCCGGTGCCACCACCGCCAACGCCGGCGAAGTGTTCGCACCGCAAAAATCGAAGCAGCACGAAATCGGCATCAAGCGCGACTGGGGCACGCTGGTCACGCAGGCCACGGTCTACCAGATCGAGCGGCCCACCTCGATGACGGAAAACAACGTCTACAGCTTTGGAGGCAAGCAGCGCAACCGGGGGCTCGAGTTGACCGCTTATGGCGAGATCGTGCGCGGCCTGCGACTGATGGCCAGCGCCTCCTTCAACCAGGCCAAGCTGCTGCGCACCGCCAATGGCGCCAACCAGGGCAATAACGCCCCTGGCGTGCCCGATCGCACCTACAACCTGGGGCTGGACTGGGATGTTCCGGGCGCGCCTGGCCTCAGCCTGAATGGCCGGGTCATCAGCACCTCGTCCATGAACTACGACGCCGCCAACCTGCTGCGCATGCCCGGCTGGAGCCGCTTTGACCTGGGCGCGCGCTACGCCACCAAGGTGGCGGGAAAGAACCTGGTGATCCGTGCCAGCGTCGAAAACGTGGCCGACAAGGCCTACTGGGTCACCGCCAGCGGCTACGTGACGGTGGGCGCGCCGCGCACGCTGATGCTGTCGGCGTCACTCGACTTCTGATCGTCGGTCCGGCTCTTTGGCCGGCCTCCCAAGGCCTCACGCTGGCAGCGGCCCACGCATTGGGGGGTGGACGGCCCGGCACAATGAAAAAAGGCCTCATCCGAGGCCTTTTTTCATGATGTTTTGATGCGCCAGCGCTGGTGCATACAGCGCTGGCAGCTATCAAAATCAGTGCAAACCTGCCATCCGTTCAGCGCACGGTCTTGAAGCGCACGTCATCGGCGATGAACGTCTTCTCAGGCAGCGGCGCTTCGTTGGAGCCAAAGGGCATTTGAGCGCGCAGCTTCCACGATGCGGGCACGCCCCAGGTCTTGGCGACTTCGGCGTCGATCAGCGGCGCGTAGTGCTGCAGGCTGGCGCCAATGCCGGCTTCGGCCAGCGCCGTCCACACTGCGAATTGCGCCATACCGGCCGAGTGCTCGGAAAACACGGGGAAGTTGTCGGCGTACAGCGGGTACTTTTGCTGCAGGTCCTTGATGACGTCCTGGTCTTCATAGAACAGCACCGTGCCCGCGCCGGCGGCGAAGGCGTCCATCTTCGCGTCGGTGGCGGCGAAGGCGTCGGCCGGCACCATCGGGCGCAGGGTTTCTTTGGTGATCTCTTTCCACAGCTTCTGGCTAGGGGCGCCAAACAGAATCAGGGCGCGCGAGCTTTGCGAGTTGAACGACGAGGGCGTCAGGCGAATCGCCTCGCGGATCAGGGCGTCGACCTGCGCTTCAGGCAGGGGCAGCTTGGCGCCCAGGGCGTACTGCGTGCGACGCTTCGTGAACAGCGGGATGGCGTTTTGGGTCATGAGAAAAACGGTTGAAAGTAACGAGATAAAGGCATTCGGGCCAGCGCGCCGACTGCACGTTGCCGAACTGAACAAAGTCTATTGCAATGCAGCAAAACGTGCCCGCGCGGCACGGGATGCGCTGGCGCAAGTAGGGGCTGCGCCGTGCCTCAGGCGCGCACGAAGAGCGTGACCAGCGCATCGTCGCCCAGCAGGCGGCTGCGGTGGCCGTGCAGCTTGGCGTCGAACGTGGCGCCGGGCGGCAGCGTGTCGTTGGAATAGAAGCACTCGCCCGGGCCGAAAACGCGCGTGCTGCCATCCTGCAGGCCGATCTCCATGCGGCCTTGCAGCACGACCAGCCATTGCGGCGTGGTGGTGCAATGAAAGTCGCTGGCGAACCCGGCAGGGCTGCGGCGGAACTGGCAGCCCCCCGAGGCCTGCAGCGCCGACAGCCGCGTCAGGGGCGTGCCCTCGTCCAGCGCCACGGCGGCGTCGCGGAAGCGGGCGCGCCCATCGACGTCGGTGAACAGCTCGGGCAAGGTCAGGGCGGTCATGGTGGCGGCAGGCTCAAGGCAAAAAAGCGAGTGTAGGCCGGCTTGCGACGCGGCGGGCCCCAGCGCCCGGCCCGGCGACGGCAGGTGGGTTGCGCGAACCGCCTCCGTGGGCTGCCTCGTCGGTTTACCAGCCGATACAAAGTGGCCCGTTCACGGCAACCCCATACGGGCCTCGGTTTCGTTGGAGCTCCTACCTCATCGTTTTTTCTTGAAGGAGCCCTTGCATGAAAACCCCTCGCCTTGCCCTCGCAGCCACCCTTGCCGCCGCCACCGCCTGGCTGGCGCCGCCCGCGCACGCCGTGGGCCGCCTGATCGACGTGAACGTGATCGACCGCGACAGCGGCACGCAGTTGCCCGTGTACCGCCACAACGGCCAATGGTGGGTGGCCGGACGCCCCGGCGCCCGCTACGCGGTGCAGGTGCGCAACGCCACGGGTGAGCGCGTGATGGGCGTGATGTCCGTCGACGGCGTCAACGTCATCAGTGGCGACACCGCTTCGTGGGACCAATCCGGCTACGTGCTGTCGCGCTACCAAAACGCGCAGATCACGGGCTGGCGCAAAAGCCGCGACGAGGTGGCGGCGTTTCATTTCACCGCGCTGCCCCATTCCTACGCGGCGCGCACCGGCCGCCCCGACAACGTGGGCGTGATTGGTGTGGCCGTGTTCCGCGAAGGCGACGTGCCGCCGCCGCGCCCGCTGCCCCGCCCGGCGCCGCGCTATGAGAGCCCGGCTGCCGGCGAACGGTCCGCTGGTGTGGCCCGCAACCAGGCCAGCCCAAGCCCAAGCGCAAGTGCCCGCGCCGAGGCCGCCCCGGCCGACGCCGAAGTCGATGCGTGGCAGTCGCAAAAGTCCGCCCCCGCCACGCCCCGCCTGGGCACCGGCCACGGCGAGCGCGAAGCCTCTTACAGCGGCACCACGCCCTTCGAGCGGCGCAGCGGCCAGCCGGACGAGGTCATCACCCTGCGCTACGACAGCCGCGACAACCTGGTCGCCATGGGCATCATCCCGGCGTACGCACCGCCGCCGCCCGGGCGGCCCGACGCCTTTCCAGAGTCGCCCGATGCACGCTACGTGCCCGACCCACCCCGCCGCTGGCGCTGAGCTCCGCACGGCCCGCGTTCGCACGCGGCGCCCAGGCGCTCGCCCGGGCCCGTGGCGCGCGGCTGGGCGCGCCCAGCCCGCGCCGCCTTTCGCGCTGGCCATAATCCGCGCCATGCCGCCCGACGCGCTGCCCGCCGACGTTGACCTGATGCGCGCCTACGCCGCGGGCGACGTGCGCGCGTTTGAAACGCTGTACACCCGCCACGAACGGCGGCTGTGGCGCTTTGTGCTGCGCAGCGTGGGCGACGCCCCCACCGCTGACGAGCTGGCGCAGGACGTGTGGCTGCGCGTGGCCCAGCAGGCCGAGCGCTACGCGCCCAGCGCATCGCGTGCAGACTTGCCGCCTGCGCGTTTCACCACCTGGCTGTTCACCATCGCGCGCAACCGCGTGGTGGACCACCTGCGCGCCAGCCGGCCGATGCACAGCCTGAGCGCCAACGACGACCACGATGAAGACGCCCCCAGCCTGGCCGACACACTGGCCGCGCCTTCCGGCTTCGGCCCCGTGCGCCGCATTGAAAACCGCCAGCAGGCCGAACAGTTGCTGGCCGCCGTGCAGGCGCTGCCCGATGACCAGCGCGAAGCCTTTTTGCTCCAGGCCGAGGGCGGCATGAGCGTGCAAGACATCGCCGCCGCCACCGGCGTGCCCTTTGAAACCGCCAAGAGCCGCCTGCGCTACGCCCGCGCGGCGCTGCGCCGCACCCTGGAGACGCTGGCATGACCGCGCCGACGATGCCCCCCAAGGACGACGACGAACTGCTGGCGCGCTACCACGAAGCCAGCGCGCTGGACGCCGCCGCACCGGGCCAAGCGCTGCGCGCCCGGGTGCTGGCGCAGGCGGCGCAGGTCGCGGCGCAGCGGGTGGCCGGCGAACCCGTTGGTGACAGCGCCGATGCGGCAGCCGCACCCGCTCAGGAATCCGTTGCGCCCGCCCGCGCGACACCCACTGGCAACCGCCCCGCCCTTTCGACAGCCGCCGCCGCACCCTCATCTGCCCGCCCTGCGCAGGCCGCGAACAACCACCGCTGGTATTTCTCCGCCGCCGCCAGCGTGGCCGTACTGGGCTTGGCGGGCCTGCTGGCGCTGCAGTTCGACCGCAGCTCGCCCGGCGACCAGGCCATTGGGCTGGGCCAACGACAGGCTCCTCCAGCAGCGGAGGTCGCGCCCGCCGCCGTGCCCGCCCCCGCCCCAGATTCCGCTGACGCCGCTTCGGACACGCCCGCGCCGGGCGAGGC
This genomic interval from Ottowia oryzae contains the following:
- a CDS encoding acyltransferase family protein yields the protein MPTTTLSTRSTPDARAPGQRPSGVTSATAPVALTPAATAASRNAWIDQVKAVACLLIIGHHLAFYGPMSDAARPGAPALVDWFYDYGRMAVQVFLVLGGYLAARGLAPAGAPRATDPMRLIGHRFARLALPYCAALALTILVNEAVREFGFHHESVSDAPTWDQILAHLLLVQSIGGWESLSAGVWYVAIDFQLFALCALWFWLSLRLGGTAQGPDRTSAAPTLPTLAQFGVIALGCASLWWWNQAEQLDVWALYFVGAYALGMMAWWAAHSPNVLARCGWLAAMLACGAIALTLEWRDRIALAWAAALALAVCSAVHWPEAWRRARWAPLAWVGQRSYSIFLIHFAVCLLVNAVWSALWPSGIAVNALGMLVAMACSVGAGALLYRGVESRQLSWMRLLSWQAGVLSVGALAIKGLL
- the ettA gene encoding energy-dependent translational throttle protein EttA, whose amino-acid sequence is MAQYVYTMNRVSKIVPPKRQILKDISLSFFPGAKIGVLGLNGSGKSTLLKIMAGIDKEIEGEATPMPGLEVGYLPQEPALNPENTVRQEVELAMGEVNAARARLEEIYAAYAEPDADFDALSEEQGKLEAVIAAAGTDSEHQLEIAADALRLPPWDAVIGKLSGGEKRRVALCKLLLSKPDMLLLDEPTNHLDAESVEWLEIFLKRFTGTVVAITHDRYFLDNAAEWILELDRGHGIPYKGNYSTWLEQKDARLKQEQRTEDARAKAMKKELEWARANPKGRQAKSKARLARFEELSDYEYQKRNETQEIFIPVAERLGHEVFEFKGVSKSFGDRLLIDNLSFKVPAGAIVGIIGPNGAGKSTLFKLIAGVEQPDSGEVTIGKTVQMAFVDQHRDELANDKTVWEDISGGLDIITVGKFQMPSRAYAGRFNFNGQDQQKKVGMLSGGERGRLHLAKTLMQGGNVLLLDEPSNDLDVETLRALEDALLEFAGSVMVISHDRWFLDRICTHILAAEGDSQWVFFDGNYQEYEADKKKRLGEDGARPHRVRYKALK
- a CDS encoding DEAD/DEAH box helicase, which produces MNFEDLNLAPAILKAVHELGYTAPTPVQAQAIPAVLAGSDLLAGAQTGTGKTAGFTLPVLQLLSSRAGAKPGCIRALVLTPTRELAAQVEESVRNYGKYLDLSSTVIFGGVGMNPQISRIRAGCDILVATPGRLLDLAGQGYVDLSNVEILVLDEADRMLDMGFIHDVKKVLALLPKAKQSLLFSATFSDEIRDLANGLLKDPQHIQVTPPNTTVERIAQLIYPVGRTRKKEVLAHLIDQGSWSQVLVFTRTKYGANNVAEYLTKHGIKAMALHGNKSQSARTQALAEFKSGELRALVATDIAARGIDIDELPHVVNYEIPNVPEDYVHRIGRTGRAGASGQAVSLVCMDEEGFMHEIERFTKQQIPVEILEGFGPAEGEQAEPIAMGRQTLWGGLGKPPGRDVMQAAARAARQDMMQRIRDNKAAQGGAGRGQGGRGGQSPRNAPASNGARRAPVARTEGDAGDVAQRDDAMAVGADGAPQGDRANRNRRRRGRGGAGMGGNGGQHGGQGAPRQQNSGVRQSPGLPPTREFGFDDEDDRDMDRLPRNIDPLQTNLHGRRNAPRGPSHGAAGQPDPMRTSIDMMGKGANRNKGNRSGGNGGGGGRGNFGGGGGSRNRAGGGFSR
- a CDS encoding LysR family transcriptional regulator codes for the protein MDLIDLRLFLHVAEQGSITAGAERSHMTLASASARVRALEDALGTPLLVRDRRGAQPTPAGQTLARHAQQVLAQLGQLHEAMAEHTEGPRAHLRLWANTSAATVHLPPLLARFLAAHPGYTLDMQERPSAAIADALRQRQAELGVPSDAADVAGLECAPLRPDPLVLIVPRSHALAGVRRMSLADALVHAFLGLHEASALQAMVTAQARRCQPGWDYRMRLGSLEAVSRMVALGAGVAVVPRAVAEREARASGLRRVPLTDGWAARTLLLAAPSFGALPPATARLAKFLIDATSGAVAPARR
- a CDS encoding sulfite exporter TauE/SafE family protein — encoded protein: MSLTHFFTDPLWLFAIAVFLAAGAVKGIVGLGLPTLAMALLALRMPPAQAAALLVLPSLVTNVWQMRPWRALPALARRLAPMQAGVVAGTLLGAWWLGAPSGAWAVVALGLALIAYGGWGLIGARLPYVSPRAQTVAGPLVGALTGLVTAATGVFVLPAVPYLQALGMARDDLVQAMGLSFTVSTLALAMGLAFNHQYPASAAAGSVALVLPALIGMQAGQWLRQRLSPTRFRVCFMAALIGLGAWMVLRAV